In one Palaemon carinicauda isolate YSFRI2023 chromosome 25, ASM3689809v2, whole genome shotgun sequence genomic region, the following are encoded:
- the LOC137618684 gene encoding zinc finger protein ZFP2-like, which produces MSSSDRERMRNSESIEFPIKSEMEDSFSQSAVKIENDDLVNSCGLFDDDSLFMDPDMEFKAEPEFEAEPEIEFKVKSEIEFKVKSEIEFKAEPEIEFKAEPEIFESNEGDMKYCFDSDASVIEEHSQISEREVNKEEKSVKTSVKEENDIHLGSSRKEDKGEGRGKGKKGLQKEEQMENRGCEKPLCQESDSKTQIDVGKKEKSFVGGNSEKQFSGVVNPNTRMLIHTEDLFRCRETDKTFSNEINLKVHYETHNRIKSFKCSVCDKAFHTKGHLARHFRTHTRENPFKCDVCDKAFKNKYNLATHYKIHTGEKPFKCSVCDKAFNFKSTLATHYRIHTGEKPFKCSVCDKAFHTKGHLARHFGTHTRENPFKCNVCDKAFKNKYNLATHYKIHTGEKPFKCSVCDKAFNFKSTLATHYKIHTGEKPFKCSVCDKAFNLKSTLATHYKIHTGEKPFKCSVCDKAYLQKRYLATHFRFHTGEKPFNCRVCDKAFHTKGHLARHFRTHTGEKPFKCNVCYKAFSRKSHLSKHHKIHNRF; this is translated from the coding sequence ATGTCATCCAGTGATAGGGAGAGGATGAGGAACTCTGAATCAatagaatttccaataaaaagcGAAATGGAAGATTCCTTTTCACAGTCTGCAGTCAAGATAGAAAATGATGATTTGGTCAACAGTTGCGGACTCTTTGATGATGACTCTCTTTTCATGGACCCagacatggaattcaaagcagagccagaatttgaagcagagccagaaatagaattcaaagtcaagtcagaaatagaattcaaagtcaagtcagaaatagaattcaaagcagagccagaaatagaattcaaagcagaaCCAGAAATATTTGAGTCAAATGAAGGTGACATGAAATACTGTTTCGACTCTGATGCATCAGTGATTGAGGAGCATTCACAAATCAGCGAAAGAGAAGTCAATAAAGAGGAGAAGAGTGTAAAGACAAGTGTAAAAGAGGAAAATGACATACATTTGGGATCCAgtaggaaagaggacaaaggagagggaagaggaaaggggaAGAAAGGTTTACAGAAAGAGGAGCAGATGGAAAACAGAGGCTGTGAAAAACCTCTTTGTCAGGAAAGTGATTCCAAAACTCAAATTGATGTTGGTAAGAAAGAGAAGTCGTTTGTGGGTGGAAATTCTGAAAAGCAAtttagtggagtagttaaccccaacACTCGAATGCTAATTCACACTGAAGACCTGTTCAGATGCAGAGAAACTGACAaaacattttctaatgaaattaaTCTTAAAGTACATTATGAAACACACAATAGGATAAAGTCATTCAAGtgtagtgtctgtgacaaagcatttcataCAAAAGGTCATCTTGCAAGACATTTTAGAACTCACACTAGGGAGAACCCCTTCAAATgtgatgtctgtgacaaagcatttaagaataaatataatcTTGCAACACATTATAAAATTCACACTGGGGAaaaaccattcaagtgcagtgtctgtgacaaagcatttaatTTTAAAAGTACTCTTGCAACacattatagaattcacactggggaaaaaccattcaagtgcagtgtctgtgacaaagcatttcataCAAAAGGTCATCTTGCAAGACATTTTGGAACTCACACTAGGGAGAACCccttcaagtgtaatgtctgtgacaaagcatttaagaataaatataatcTTGCAACACATTATAAAATTCACACTGGGGAaaaaccattcaagtgcagtgtctgtgacaaagcatttaatTTTAAAAGTACTCTTGCAACACATTATAAAATTCACACTGGGGAaaaaccattcaagtgcagtgtctgtgacaaagcatttaatTTGAAAAGTACTCTTGCAACACATTATAAAATTCACACTGGGGAaaaaccattcaagtgcagtgtctgtgacaaagcatatCTTCAGAAACGTTATCTTGCAACACATTTTAGATTTCACACCGGGGAGAAACCATTCAATTGCAGGGTCTGTGATAAAGCATTTCATACAAAAGGTCATCTTGCAAGACATTTTAGAactcacactggggagaaaccattcaagtgtaatgtctgttACAAAGCATTTTCTCGGAAAAGTCATCTCTCAAagcatcataaaattcataataggttttga